CTTGTAACCATGTTTCTTTTCAAAAGACTCAAGCTCTTTATCCTTCATCATGCGGCTCATAGGGCCGAAGTTTGAAGTACCTTCAGTGAGTGCTGGTGGCGCAGTCGATGAGCCAGCTGCTTGAATTTGGATATTAACGTTTGGGTATTGACGCTTGAACTCTTCAGCCCATAAAGTCATTAAGTTAGCCAGCGTGTCAGAACCAACGCTAGAAAGGTTGCCAGAAATACCGCTTGTTTTTTTATACGTCGGTAAGTTTTGATCAACTTTCGCTTCAGCAAACGCGCCTAGTGAGAAAGTTGAAACTGCTGCCGCTAGGGCAACTTTTTTGAATAAATTCATTAGAATTCTCCAAGTGAGTATGATTAACAGACGCTGTCATTATGGGACTCTAATGTTAAGGCCTTGTGACTAGAATATGACGCTTTTGTGACAAGTCGCATTTGCTTTATTAAACAATTTTTTTGGAACGAAAATATAGAAATATTACATTGCAATCAGTAAGTTAAGAGCGACAAGTTGTATTATCAAGAGGTCCTAGACTAAAGCCTAATGGTAACCACTATTCGCCACTGTCACAGGCGATATCGCTGATAATGACGGTCTATATGACAGGAAATTCAATCTTAAGGTTACTGGGATTTAGGGAAGTAACAGGTAAAGTCAGAGCCCTTTCCAACGGTACTGTTTATATCCAAGTAGCCACCATGACTTTCAAGCACATGCTTCACAATAGCCAACCCCAGCCCTGTTCCGCCTTGCGAGCGATTGCGTCCCGAATCGACTCGATAAAAGCGTTCGGTTAAGCGAGGGATGTGCTCTGGCTCAATTCCGGGACCATTGTCACTGACCGTCATCATGTAACTTTGATCCGACTCTTTCCAATAGATATCGATGCGCCCTGCTTTGTGTGTATACCGCACAGCATTAAATACCAAGTTAGAAAAAGCACTGCGCAGCTGTTTTTCAGATCCGGTTAGGGTTGCATTGCTGTGAGAGTGGAACAAAATGGTTTGGTTCTTTTCGCCACTGAGCACTCTCGCTTCGGCACAAATGCTATCCAACATTATATTGATATCGATATCCTTCGGCTTACCATTTTGCGCAGAATCTTTAGCATCTAGTCGCGATAATAATAATAAGTCGTCTACTAAATGCCCCATATTCAGCGCTTGCTGTCGCATCATCTGGAGCGGCTTCTCCACGTTAGCCAACTCAGGGTACATTTCAGGATCAAGCATTTCCAGATAGCCGTGAATTACCGTTAAAGGGGTTCGTAGTTCATGCGAGACGTTAGCCACAAAATCTTGACGCACTCGCTCAAGGTGATGCTTCTCAGTGACATCGCGAATCATCACTAAGCGCTGATCATTGTTATAGGGCGTGATATGAATGTTAAGAATTAAATTTTCATCAGCCGGGGAATGAATCGTCAACGGCTTTTCATAATCGCGCGCTTGTTCATACTCAATAAAGCTCGGATGACGCAGCAAATTAAACAAACGCTGACCAATGTCGGTACTGGCTTTTAAGCCCAGCAATTTTTCGGAGGCTTTATTAAACCAGCGAATCTCCCCCTGATTACTAATAATAAGTGCACCCTCTCGCAAAGCGGAGGTTGATGCCCTAAACTCAGAAATAATCCCTTTGAGTTTTTTCAACTCTTTACGATTTTTTCGCTGTAACACATAGAGATGATTGAATATTTCTCCCCAGATCCCCGGGGCTGCGGGCGGGTATAACGAACGAGATTTAACTAACCACTTATAGAGTCTAGACAGTTGGACGAGATTCCAAACGAGATAGCCAAAGATGATGACCGCAATAGATGCTGCGGCTCGATCGAATAAAGATCCAATCAAGCCTACTACTAGAATAACAAAGGCTAACGTCCAAAACTCAGTTTGCCAGTAACGGTTAGTCCACATCGGCTAAAGCCTTATCTGCTTGATAAACGGTAACCAGAGCCTCGAACCGTCTGAACATAATTTTCGACCTCATATTCTGCTAAAGCTTTACGTAAACGTCGAATATGCACATCCACTGTCCGCTCCTCTACCACCACTTGTTGTCCCCAAACCGAGTCCAACAACTGACCTCTGGAAAAAACCCGCTCAGGATTACTCATAAAGAAATGCAGAATTTTATACTCAGTTGGGCCGAGGTGAACTTCCGAGCCTTTAATAATAACTCTGTGACTGGCAGTATCAATTTGGATAAAACCATGAGACAGCTTTTCATCAGCTTGAGCTGCTAATCCACTACGGCGTAAAACCGCTTGAACCCGCGCCAACAACTCTCGTGGTGAAAATGGTTTCACCACATAATCATCAGCACCAACGTCAAGTCCCTGTACGCGGTCATCTTCTTCGCCACGAGCGGTCAGCATGATGACTGGCACTGATCTCATGTCAGGATCTTTTTTGAGCTTTTTTGTTAACTCAATACCTGAAGCTCCCGGTAACATCCAATCAACTAAAAATAAATCCGGCTTGTAACCATCTTTGATCAATCCAAACACACGTTCAGCAGTAGCAGCTTGTTCCACCTCATAGCCAGCCTGGGTCATGCAAAAGGCTAACATTTCGCGGATATCACGTTCATCTTCTAAGATGAGAATATTGGCACTCATGTATTCTAAAGACTCCTTTTTAAACGGATAATAGCTCTAGTTTCCTGTTATTACCAGTTAGTTACGTGTTTTTACCAGCCTATGAATCTCATCCCACGTCAAATGCCTTACATCTTGACCTTGAACAAGATAGACAATGTACTCACAAATATTATGAGCATGATCACCAATGCGCTCCAATGCACGCGCTGCCCACAAGAAATCTAACACCTGTGTAATACTGCGCGGTTCTTCCATCATATAGGTCATGAGCTGACGCGAAATTGCATCGTACTCATCATCCGCTTTTTTATCTTTTTTAGCGACTTTAACAGCCGACTCAGTGTCCATACGCGCAAAAGAATCTAGCGCCTCATGTAGCATATTCTTGACTAAGCTGCCTAAGTGCTGCAATGCACCATAATGTAGCTTTCCGCTAAGCGGCGATGTTTCCTTTGACTCAGCAATATCGACAGCCATTCGAGCAATTTTTTCGGCTTCGTCACCAACACGCTCTAAATCTGTAATGGTTTTTAGAACCGTAGACACCAGTCGCAAGTCACTCGCTGCCGGTTGGCGTTTAGCCAGAATCTTAACGCATGCTTCATCGATGTTAATTTCGAAGTCATTCACACGATCATCGTTATCAATCACTTCATTAGCTAACTCAATATCATGCGAGTTTAGCGCTTCCAAAGCCTTTGTTAACTGTTCTTCTACTAAGCCGCCCATCGCCAAAACTTCTTCACGAATATTTTCCAAGTCTTGGTTAAACTGCTTAGAAATATGTTGCCCTAAGTTTTCAGTATCCATCATTCGTTACCTCAAGTTTAAATAGCTTAACCGTAGCGACCAGTAATATAGTCTTCGGTTTTCTTCTGCGATGGGTTGGTAAAAATGGTATCCGTTTGATCAAACTCTACCATATCGCCCATATACATAAATGCTGTGTAGTCTGAAACACGAGCTGCTTGCTGCATGTTGTGCGTTACAATGACAATGGTGTAGTCATTTTTTAACTCGTGGATCAGCTCTTCAATTTTTAAGGTTGAGATTGGGTCCAATGCTGACGCTGGTTCATCCAACAACAACACTTCTGGTTGTACAGCAATCGCTCGCGCAATACACAGACGTTGCTGCTGACCACCAGACATACCCAGTGCGTTCTCATGCAAACGATCCTTAACTTCGTCCCAAAGTGCCGCTCCTTTCAAAGCCCACTCTACAACCTCATCCAAGACACGACGCTTGTTAATTCCTTGTAAGCGCAGTCCGTAGGCAATATTTTCATAAATAGACTTAGGGAATGGATTAGGTTTCTGAAATACCATCCCAACATTGCGTCGTAACTCTGCAACGTCTACGCCAGGTTTATTAATGTTATTGCCATTAATATTAATATCACCCTGAACGCGCGCGATATCAACCAAATCATTCATTCGATTAAAGCAACGCAGCAACGTCGACTTACCACAACCCGAAGGTCCAATAAAAGCCGTGACCTTTTTCTCAGGGATCTGCATGTCGATGTCATAAAGCGCTTGTTTTTGACCGTAGAACAAGTTGAGCTTTTCAACTTCAATCGAAATTTTCTCTTCGGCTAAACGCTGTTCAATTGTCTTTTCTTCCAATACTTGTGTCATTTCAATTACCTCAATGGAATTCTTTACTGCTCAAGCGACTTATATTTTTCGCGCAAGTTATTACGGATCTTAATGGCCGCAATATTTAACAAGATGATGATTAACACTAATAATAGTGCCGTCGCATAAACTAATGGGCGTGCCGCTTCAACGTTAGGACTTTGGAAGCCTACGTCGTAAATATGAAAGCCCAAGTGCATGAATTTTCGCTCCAAATGTAGGAACGGCGCATTACCGTCGAGCGGCAACGTTGGCGCAAGTTTCACCACTCCAACCAACATCAAAGGCGCAACCTCACCAGCGGCTCGAGCCACTGCCAAAATCAAACCCGTCATCATTGCTGGACTCGCCATAGGCAGTACGGTTTTACGCAAAGTCTCAAACTTGGTCGCACCTAATGCCAAGCTTCCTTCGCGAATTGACTTAGGAATACGTGCCAGACCTTCCTCAGTAGAAACAATTACCACTGGCAAGGTTAATAAAGCCAACGTCAATGATGCCCAGATTAAACCCGGCGTACCAAAC
The DNA window shown above is from Kangiella marina and carries:
- the phoB gene encoding phosphate regulon transcriptional regulator PhoB, giving the protein MSANILILEDERDIREMLAFCMTQAGYEVEQAATAERVFGLIKDGYKPDLFLVDWMLPGASGIELTKKLKKDPDMRSVPVIMLTARGEEDDRVQGLDVGADDYVVKPFSPRELLARVQAVLRRSGLAAQADEKLSHGFIQIDTASHRVIIKGSEVHLGPTEYKILHFFMSNPERVFSRGQLLDSVWGQQVVVEERTVDVHIRRLRKALAEYEVENYVQTVRGSGYRLSSR
- the phoR gene encoding phosphate regulon sensor histidine kinase PhoR gives rise to the protein MWTNRYWQTEFWTLAFVILVVGLIGSLFDRAAASIAVIIFGYLVWNLVQLSRLYKWLVKSRSLYPPAAPGIWGEIFNHLYVLQRKNRKELKKLKGIISEFRASTSALREGALIISNQGEIRWFNKASEKLLGLKASTDIGQRLFNLLRHPSFIEYEQARDYEKPLTIHSPADENLILNIHITPYNNDQRLVMIRDVTEKHHLERVRQDFVANVSHELRTPLTVIHGYLEMLDPEMYPELANVEKPLQMMRQQALNMGHLVDDLLLLSRLDAKDSAQNGKPKDIDINIMLDSICAEARVLSGEKNQTILFHSHSNATLTGSEKQLRSAFSNLVFNAVRYTHKAGRIDIYWKESDQSYMMTVSDNGPGIEPEHIPRLTERFYRVDSGRNRSQGGTGLGLAIVKHVLESHGGYLDINSTVGKGSDFTCYFPKSQ
- the phoU gene encoding phosphate signaling complex protein PhoU, which produces MMDTENLGQHISKQFNQDLENIREEVLAMGGLVEEQLTKALEALNSHDIELANEVIDNDDRVNDFEINIDEACVKILAKRQPAASDLRLVSTVLKTITDLERVGDEAEKIARMAVDIAESKETSPLSGKLHYGALQHLGSLVKNMLHEALDSFARMDTESAVKVAKKDKKADDEYDAISRQLMTYMMEEPRSITQVLDFLWAARALERIGDHAHNICEYIVYLVQGQDVRHLTWDEIHRLVKTRN